Genomic window (Spirosoma sp. KCTC 42546):
CTCCGCCACCAAACGTAATATCAACGTAAGTGCCGCCGGGTTGCAAATTCAGCCCATCAATGCAGGCTTGTAATAAAACAGGTTCGTGGTATTGAGTCATTTAGAAACTAACCTTCTTTAGTAGTCGTTAATTTGGGCATTGATGCACTGCTATCATGTACAACCTGAATTCAGTCTTAATCATAAAAAAATGAAGAACCTTCTTCCTCTTGTTGTCAGTACGCTCTTATCGATGCCTGTTGTTTGTTCCGGTCAATCGCCGGTTCCGTTTAAGCCTGGCCAATACCGGGCTGTTCTGAAAACCCGCGGGGGCGACTTACCGTTCGGGCTGGATATTAAGCCAGCAGCGAATAGCCCCAGGACCTACACCGTGTTTGCGCTCAATGGCAACGAACGACTTCCGATGGACCCCGCCACCATTGAGGGCGACTCGTTACGGATACCGATGGCCCTGTTTGAATCGGAATTAGTTGCAAAGATAGACGGTAATACGCTCCGGGGTGTATATCGTAGACGGCGAGTTGCTTTGCCGCCCCAAACGTTGCCCTTTGAAGCCCAATATGGTGTAAGTTATCGCTTTACACCTAAAGAAGAAGCTGCTACTTCGGCAACGACCAACCTAACCGGCAAATGGGCCACTGATTTTGGTAGCAAAACTGGCAAAGTCGATACGGTCAACGCGGTGGGGGTATTTGATCAGAAAGGTAGCCGCCTGAGTGGTACGTTCCTGACGCCCACCGGCGATTATCGCTATCTGTCGGGAAGTGTTATTGGCGACAGCCTGTTTTTATCCTGTTTCGATGGCTCGCACGTCTATTTATTTAAAGCCAAACATGACCCGGCTACCAAAACCCTCAAAGGTGGTTTATGGGCTGGTATTGCCGGTTACGAAGCCTGGGTAGCTCACTTCGATCCGAAGGCTGAATTGCCTGATCCGGCTAAGCTTACCTATCTGAAACCGGGTTCAAAAACGCTCAATGCCTCATTTCCTGAACCAAACGGAAACATTGTTTCCCTATCCGATGCCCGTTTCAAAAACAAAGTGACCATTGTGCAGATCATGGGTTCCTGGTGCCCGAACTGCATGGACGAGACTAATTTCATGAGTCCGTGGTATAAAAAGAACAAGAGTCGGGGCGTAGAACTCGTCGGCTTGTCGTTCGAGCGGTCGCCGGAAATGAGCATCTCGGGGCCAAAAATCGAGCGGATGAAACAACGCTTCAAGATTGATTACCCAGTCGTGCTGGCTGGAACGAACGACAAAGCACAGGCCTCCAAAGCATTACCCGATCTAAATGCGGTTGTCGCTTTCCCCACCACTATTTTCATCGACAAAAAAGGACAGGTGCGCCACATTCACACGGGTTTCTCCGGCCCCGGCACCGGTAAATACTACGACCAATACATAGAAGAATTCAACCGGCTGGTGGATAAGCTGGTGGCGGAGTAAGTCAGAACCGGGATTTTTATGATTTTATTGACTGACTATGATTTTATTAGTCCATTCGACCTTGCCGAAATACAAAATCACAGTCGGTCAGTGAAATCACAAAAATCCCGGTTCAGATAATTGGTATGCACGCATACTATTTTTTGTGAAAAAGTGGTAGATTTACGTCCTGATGAGAACAGGACGACATCGATCATGAAAAAGGAGAAAACGGTTGATTTTCACATAAAATGGGGTTGGCATGCCATTTCGCGCATGTATAACGCCTATGCAGCCCGCTTCGACATCACGATGGCGATCGGCTATGTGCTGCTTAATATTGATCTGGAAGAAGGAACCCCGGCCACCAAAATTGGGCCGCTACTGGGAATGGAGCCCCGTTCGTTGGTCAGAATGCTGAAAAATCTGGAAGAGCGCGGCCTGATTCGGCGGGAAGTTGACGGGAACGACAAGCGCTTTGTTCGGATCTACCTGACCGAAGAAGGACGTGCCAAACGCGAGATGGCCCGCGATGGCGTTATTCAATTCAACAACATGA
Coding sequences:
- a CDS encoding TlpA disulfide reductase family protein translates to MKNLLPLVVSTLLSMPVVCSGQSPVPFKPGQYRAVLKTRGGDLPFGLDIKPAANSPRTYTVFALNGNERLPMDPATIEGDSLRIPMALFESELVAKIDGNTLRGVYRRRRVALPPQTLPFEAQYGVSYRFTPKEEAATSATTNLTGKWATDFGSKTGKVDTVNAVGVFDQKGSRLSGTFLTPTGDYRYLSGSVIGDSLFLSCFDGSHVYLFKAKHDPATKTLKGGLWAGIAGYEAWVAHFDPKAELPDPAKLTYLKPGSKTLNASFPEPNGNIVSLSDARFKNKVTIVQIMGSWCPNCMDETNFMSPWYKKNKSRGVELVGLSFERSPEMSISGPKIERMKQRFKIDYPVVLAGTNDKAQASKALPDLNAVVAFPTTIFIDKKGQVRHIHTGFSGPGTGKYYDQYIEEFNRLVDKLVAE
- a CDS encoding MarR family winged helix-turn-helix transcriptional regulator, whose translation is MKKEKTVDFHIKWGWHAISRMYNAYAARFDITMAIGYVLLNIDLEEGTPATKIGPLLGMEPRSLVRMLKNLEERGLIRREVDGNDKRFVRIYLTEEGRAKREMARDGVIQFNNMIRERIPLDKLVVFLDVMKEINRMVEEENARIKATEPEELPLD